In Ferrigenium kumadai, the DNA window GGCAGCCGCCGCATCGTGGTGACGGTGCAGGGCGAATAGTCTTCCCAAAAAAGAAGCCCGGCGATGCCGGGCCAAGGGAGGAGCCGGTTGTTTTTTGTGCGGCCGGGTCAGGCGTATGCCGGTGATTGCCGAGCGGAACGTTTCGCCGCGGGGCGCTTGCCTGCCGATATGGGCGTGCCGGAATTCATCTTGAAGAACCCGACAAGTTGCTGAAGCGTTTCAGCCTGGCTGCTCAGCGCCTGCGACGTCGCGGCCAGTTCTTCGCTGCCGGAGGCGTTGTGCTGGGTGGCCTGGCTCATCTGCATCATCGCCGTGTTGATCTGCGCCACGCCGCCGCTTTGCTCCATACTGGATTCGGCGATTTCCTGCACGAGGCCGGAGGTCTTGTTGATTGCCGGGACCATCTGCTCGAGCAGCCGGCCGGCACGCTCTGCCAGTTCGACACTGCTGCCCGCGACGCCGCCGATTTCTTGGGCCGCCACCTGGCTGCGTTCCGCGAGCGCCCGCACTTCGGCGGCCACCACGGCGAAGCCGCGCCCCGCATCGCCTGCGCGCGCGGCTTCGATCGCGGCATTCAGGGCCAGCAGGTTGGTCTGGTACGCGATGTCGTCGATGATGCCGATCTTGGCGGCGATCTGCTTCATCGCCGCTACGGTCTGCAGCACCGCCTCGCTTCCTTCCGATGCCTGCGTCGCCGCTTGCGTGGCCATGCTGTCGGTCAGCTTGGTGTTTTCGGTGTTCTTCTGGATCGCTGAGCTCATCTGTTCGACGGAGGCACTGATCTCTTCCACGTTGGAGGCCTGTTCGCTCGATGACTGGCTCAGGCTTTGTGCGGTGGAACTGATCTCTTCCGAGGCCGAGGCCAGTTCGCCGGCTGCACCGCGAACGTCCGTGACGATGCTCGCGATATTCCCGGCCATGGTATTGATGGCGTGCATCAGGCGGCCGACCTCACCGTGGTACTCCACCGACTTGAGCAGGCTCACGTCTCCTGCGGCGATGACCTGGCAGCTGCGCACCGCCTGCTCGAGCGGGCGCAATACCCTGAAGGAGAGGAGCCACCATATCCATAGCACCGTCGCCAATGCGGCAGTTACGAGCAGGCCGATCTCTCCGGTATGGGCATCGGAAACCGTGTCCCGGCCGATGGCGTGCAATGCCTCTCCGCCAAGCGCCAGGATGATTAGGCCGACGAACGCACAGGCAAGCGATACCCGGGCATGGATGCTCAGGTCGCTCATGGCGGCCAGGCGGCCGCGCCATCCGGTCGGGACTACCTTTCCTTCCTTGATGGTGATCCCCTTGGCGGTTCCTTCGCGGAACCGGCGGTATAACTGCTCGGCTGCCTTCACCTGTTCGGCGCCCGGTTTGGTGCGCAGGGACATGTAGCCGGTGATCTGTCCGTTCTCCCAGATCGGATTGGCATTCGCTTCGACCCAGTAGTAGTCGCCGTTCTTGCAGCGGTTCTTGACCAGGCCGCGCCAGGGCTTGCCGCTCTGCAAGGTGCGCCACAGATCCTTGTAGGCTTCGGGAGGCATGTCCGGGTGGCGCACGATGTTGTGCGAGGCGCCCAGCAATTCCTGTTCGGTAAAGCCGCTCATTTCGAGGAAAGGGCGATTGATGTAGGTGATCCGTCCCTTCAGGTCGGTCTTGGAAACGATATATTCGCCCTCGTTAAGGTGGCGTCCGACATTGGTTACGGGCAGATTCACGCGCATGGCTATTCTCCAGATGGGATGGCTGACGTTCGAATGCGCTAAGAAACTTCCTTTGCGCAAAAGGCGTTAGCCGAACGTTGGAAATATACCCGGCGAAGGAAAGAAACACAGTCAGCGTTTCTTGATTTACCCGTAGTCCTGAGGGAACCCGGGGTAGGGAAATTCCTATAGGGATGCCTAGGGCCCCATGTGCGGCGCGGGTCTGACAGGCTTATGCCTGCCAGACCCCGAAGCCAGCCGAACGCAGGTCGATGCCGATCTCGACTTCCCTCTCGCACGCCTCGTCGTAGGACATCGGATTGAAGCCCTCGTAAAGGTCGGGCCATAGCCGCAAGCCGTATTCCTTGACGTAACGATTGGACTGGATGCCGGCCTTGTGTTTGTCGAAGCGCACGTCGGGGTCGATGCCGGTCATGCCGACGTAGACGCAGGGCTTGCCCGGGATGTAGCCGGGGTTGCACTTCTTGAACTTCCCCTCATACAGGACATCTTTCGACAGTTCGATCACATAGATGTTGTAGTGGTTGCGGCGCGACATGGTTGTTTCGGTGAGACTTGAGGCGAGGGAATATACCGGACTTGCCGGCGACGCGTCATTGCCTCACACCCCGATGTCCTCGTTCCATAACTTGGGGGAAGCCTTGATGAAGTGCGACATCAGGTCGATGCATGTCGGATCCTGAAGGACTTCGACCGTCACTCCTCTGGATCGAAGGAGGTCCTCCTCACCCATGAAGGTCCGGTTCTCTCCGATGACCACCCTGGGGATGCCGTAGAGCAGGATCGCTCCGGTGCACATGGAACAGGGCGATAGCGTGGTGTACAGGGTGCATTCCCGGTAGACGGCTGCCGGCCG includes these proteins:
- a CDS encoding nucleoside deaminase codes for the protein MDEFMKAAIEEAEKGLQEGGIPIGSVIVHDGRIIGRGHNRRVQTGSVVLHGEMDALENAGRRPAAVYRECTLYTTLSPCSMCTGAILLYGIPRVVIGENRTFMGEEDLLRSRGVTVEVLQDPTCIDLMSHFIKASPKLWNEDIGV
- a CDS encoding methyl-accepting chemotaxis protein, translated to MRVNLPVTNVGRHLNEGEYIVSKTDLKGRITYINRPFLEMSGFTEQELLGASHNIVRHPDMPPEAYKDLWRTLQSGKPWRGLVKNRCKNGDYYWVEANANPIWENGQITGYMSLRTKPGAEQVKAAEQLYRRFREGTAKGITIKEGKVVPTGWRGRLAAMSDLSIHARVSLACAFVGLIILALGGEALHAIGRDTVSDAHTGEIGLLVTAALATVLWIWWLLSFRVLRPLEQAVRSCQVIAAGDVSLLKSVEYHGEVGRLMHAINTMAGNIASIVTDVRGAAGELASASEEISSTAQSLSQSSSEQASNVEEISASVEQMSSAIQKNTENTKLTDSMATQAATQASEGSEAVLQTVAAMKQIAAKIGIIDDIAYQTNLLALNAAIEAARAGDAGRGFAVVAAEVRALAERSQVAAQEIGGVAGSSVELAERAGRLLEQMVPAINKTSGLVQEIAESSMEQSGGVAQINTAMMQMSQATQHNASGSEELAATSQALSSQAETLQQLVGFFKMNSGTPISAGKRPAAKRSARQSPAYA